The Parachlamydia acanthamoebae genome includes a window with the following:
- a CDS encoding ankyrin repeat domain-containing protein → MNPTFGEINPNFCDWVINSPEELIIKNINESENFISELAQKLLVNNGEINTFNKIIDCIKKSKKGRLDIATFEIFASAINRQQLDQKNSSACTLRSVAPIEHILMTSTPDSIKNLHKSNLIHPNSIKKSLIYLCHNPYTSHELIKLFIELGADVNFRDGQHQTPLFIASQRNPKLIVPLLQHNAIPAKDAFFGACFNPQTAPDVLQNLITKLAEIQENKDFVNIPDKNGNTPLMYACQSSPHLIATLVQNGANPCIKNPLGLSAILFLSKHSSPAFEHFRELLQAGANINDCDYENHHIFHTLFIAKVINLDLIKKLLSLNANIYALDKHGNSILHYACESNISPEVIQFVLENVMDPKAFLEHTNTQKLSALHIACGHSNNPSVIATLLHYAKHYQTSNLEQSDVLGRKPLDIACTHNPQYIEILVENGAIPESNLLSLLCSNPSNPVEGFTFLLNLLAKTYNPTDLINEQDDTGKTLLMKACELNASFIKPLIDKGADVFLNKKTQSPLLIACFNKHASLEDIKAIVEAAERKGLIHAYLNQTDENQICALQAASFKHASHPEIIDYLISKGAKASVTHVQWGSLLHLICRSQDATPEAVQKIISAVKNEDVNFDAYINLQSSEQTALGVALQAKINPKVIELLINETRIDPHRSN, encoded by the coding sequence ATGAACCCAACTTTTGGTGAAATTAATCCGAATTTTTGCGATTGGGTAATAAATAGTCCTGAAGAACTAATTATTAAAAACATAAATGAATCAGAGAATTTTATATCTGAATTGGCCCAAAAATTACTAGTCAATAATGGTGAAATAAATACCTTTAATAAAATTATTGACTGTATAAAAAAATCAAAAAAAGGTCGACTTGATATCGCAACCTTTGAAATCTTCGCCTCAGCTATAAATAGGCAACAATTAGATCAAAAGAATTCTAGTGCCTGCACTTTGAGAAGTGTTGCTCCAATTGAACATATTCTCATGACATCCACCCCCGATTCAATTAAAAATTTACACAAGTCAAATCTTATTCATCCAAATTCCATCAAAAAATCTTTAATTTATCTTTGCCATAATCCATACACAAGCCATGAATTAATCAAGCTTTTCATTGAGCTTGGTGCCGATGTTAATTTTAGAGATGGCCAACACCAGACACCTTTATTTATTGCTAGCCAAAGAAATCCTAAGCTTATAGTACCACTCTTACAACACAATGCGATTCCAGCTAAAGACGCTTTTTTTGGGGCATGCTTTAACCCTCAGACAGCACCTGATGTTTTACAAAATTTAATTACCAAACTTGCTGAAATACAAGAAAATAAAGACTTCGTTAATATCCCAGACAAGAATGGGAATACACCTTTAATGTACGCCTGTCAAAGTTCACCACACCTTATCGCCACTCTTGTGCAAAATGGAGCGAATCCCTGCATAAAAAATCCTTTAGGTCTGTCGGCTATCCTTTTCCTTAGCAAGCATTCTTCACCAGCATTTGAACATTTTCGGGAACTCCTCCAGGCTGGTGCCAACATCAATGACTGCGACTATGAAAATCATCATATCTTTCACACTCTTTTTATTGCAAAAGTCATTAATTTAGATCTTATTAAAAAATTATTAAGTTTGAATGCCAATATTTATGCTCTAGACAAGCATGGCAATTCTATTTTACATTATGCCTGCGAATCCAATATCTCGCCCGAAGTCATTCAATTTGTTTTAGAAAATGTGATGGACCCAAAAGCATTTCTTGAACACACAAATACCCAAAAACTTTCAGCTCTTCACATTGCATGTGGACACAGCAACAATCCCTCTGTTATTGCAACACTCTTGCATTATGCAAAACATTATCAAACCTCCAATCTGGAGCAAAGTGATGTACTTGGTCGAAAACCTTTAGACATAGCCTGCACTCATAATCCGCAATATATCGAAATTCTCGTGGAAAATGGCGCTATACCTGAATCCAATCTCCTTTCCCTCTTATGCAGTAATCCTTCTAATCCTGTGGAAGGTTTCACCTTTTTACTAAATCTTCTAGCAAAAACATACAACCCTACAGACCTAATCAATGAACAAGATGACACAGGGAAGACGCTTTTAATGAAAGCCTGTGAATTGAATGCATCGTTCATTAAACCTCTCATTGATAAAGGAGCTGATGTTTTTTTAAATAAAAAAACCCAATCCCCTTTACTAATAGCCTGCTTTAATAAACACGCTTCCTTAGAAGATATTAAAGCCATCGTCGAAGCAGCAGAAAGAAAAGGTCTCATCCATGCTTATCTGAATCAAACTGATGAAAACCAAATTTGTGCTCTCCAAGCTGCAAGTTTCAAACATGCAAGTCACCCGGAAATCATTGATTATCTTATTTCAAAGGGAGCTAAAGCGAGTGTAACTCATGTTCAATGGGGGTCTCTACTACACCTAATTTGTCGAAGTCAAGATGCGACCCCGGAAGCTGTCCAAAAAATTATTTCAGCGGTTAAAAATGAAGATGTCAATTTTGACGCCTATATCAATTTACAATCTTCCGAACAAACGGCTCTCGGTGTGGCTTTGCAAGCAAAGATTAATCCAAAAGTCATTGAACTTTTAATCAACGAAACCCGCATCGATCCACATCGATCCAACTGA
- a CDS encoding sulfite exporter TauE/SafE family protein, whose amino-acid sequence MHFSLKGFLWLAVLAIIFMGYSSLYSLSFDKSFVVLILVSFFCEFVDSGLGMGYGTILTSTLLLMGYHPLDIVPTILLSELFTGFASAYFHDQIENVDLKFNGVHFNRAVLLAATSMVGLSLGVYTVQILPENLIIMLIGCIVFISGLFVVVFANQVLEYRNWKMALLAIVAAFNKAISGGGYGPLVTSGQILSGVQGKSAVGITSFAEAFTCLLSVILFRTQGEFTKPELLAPMLFGALSSVPFSVFLISKFNENYLKRVIGFFTMLLGFLLFLKIEF is encoded by the coding sequence ATGCATTTTTCTTTAAAAGGTTTCCTTTGGTTGGCGGTCCTTGCCATCATTTTTATGGGGTATAGTTCCCTCTACTCTCTTTCTTTTGACAAAAGTTTTGTAGTCTTAATTCTAGTCTCTTTTTTTTGTGAATTTGTCGATAGCGGGCTTGGAATGGGATATGGAACGATTCTAACGTCAACACTTTTATTGATGGGCTATCATCCTCTCGACATCGTCCCTACGATTCTTTTATCAGAATTATTTACGGGCTTTGCTTCAGCTTATTTCCATGACCAAATTGAAAATGTCGATCTTAAATTTAATGGTGTGCATTTTAATCGCGCTGTTTTATTGGCCGCAACAAGTATGGTTGGCTTAAGTTTGGGTGTTTATACCGTTCAAATCTTGCCCGAGAACTTGATCATCATGCTGATCGGATGCATTGTCTTTATATCTGGACTTTTTGTGGTTGTTTTTGCCAATCAAGTATTGGAATATAGGAATTGGAAAATGGCTTTATTAGCCATTGTGGCTGCCTTTAATAAAGCCATTAGCGGAGGCGGTTACGGTCCTCTTGTAACGAGTGGACAAATTTTAAGCGGTGTCCAAGGTAAATCAGCGGTCGGGATTACTTCCTTTGCCGAAGCTTTTACCTGCCTATTATCCGTGATTTTATTTCGAACGCAGGGAGAATTTACTAAACCTGAACTTCTAGCTCCCATGTTATTCGGGGCACTTTCTTCGGTTCCTTTCTCAGTCTTCTTAATAAGTAAATTTAACGAGAATTATCTAAAGCGTGTTATAGGCTTTTTTACCATGCTGCTAGGATTTCTATTATTTTTGAAAATTGAATTCTAA
- a CDS encoding DUF2147 domain-containing protein produces the protein MKTLLSLFLFLMISINSTYAIDEVQGFWKSVDDETGRIQSIVAIYEYEGKYFGRIIATYGHNGEIADSIESPKTRAAGVQGNPFFSGMDIMWNLKKNGEKYTDGKILDPDHGRVYDAQMWPKNGNLIVRGQIFFFGRNQTWLPVAEHDFPRELKKPDLKELVPVIPKVNRVKSSKK, from the coding sequence ATGAAGACACTCCTATCTCTATTTTTATTTTTAATGATTTCAATCAATTCAACTTACGCCATAGACGAAGTGCAAGGATTTTGGAAAAGTGTCGATGATGAAACCGGAAGAATTCAAAGTATCGTAGCGATTTATGAATATGAGGGGAAATATTTTGGACGCATCATTGCCACATATGGTCACAACGGTGAAATTGCAGATTCGATCGAATCTCCTAAAACACGCGCCGCAGGAGTTCAAGGAAACCCCTTTTTTTCAGGGATGGATATCATGTGGAATCTTAAAAAAAATGGGGAGAAATACACAGATGGAAAAATCTTAGATCCCGACCATGGAAGAGTTTATGATGCGCAAATGTGGCCAAAAAATGGGAACTTAATTGTAAGAGGCCAAATCTTTTTCTTTGGACGTAATCAAACGTGGTTGCCAGTTGCAGAGCATGATTTTCCAAGAGAATTAAAAAAACCCGATTTAAAAGAGTTGGTCCCTGTAATCCCCAAAGTGAATCGGGTAAAAAGCTCAAAAAAATAG
- a CDS encoding MIP/aquaporin family protein: MKYIYEFIGTFFLVLTVGMTALEPGAGPLAPLAVGAALAVMVYAGGHISGGHYNPAVSLAVYLRERLTTKDLWLYWVAQFLGGALAALLTAYFKSGFAQAPLTIDAAKALIAEFLFTFALCYVVLNVATARATQGNSYYGWAIGFTVLVGAYAVGTLSGAAFNPAVALGISLLKISAWTNFWIFLVANFLGGAAAAYVFKAAHPNE, from the coding sequence ATGAAATATATTTACGAATTTATTGGAACTTTTTTTCTTGTCTTAACTGTTGGAATGACAGCGCTAGAACCTGGCGCCGGGCCACTAGCTCCTTTGGCCGTTGGGGCCGCTTTAGCCGTGATGGTTTATGCAGGGGGGCATATTTCAGGAGGACATTATAATCCGGCTGTTTCTCTGGCTGTTTATTTGAGAGAACGTCTTACGACAAAAGATCTATGGTTGTATTGGGTCGCTCAATTTTTGGGTGGTGCCTTAGCTGCTCTTTTGACTGCCTATTTTAAAAGCGGATTTGCGCAGGCCCCCCTAACAATTGATGCAGCTAAAGCTTTAATCGCAGAGTTTCTCTTTACCTTCGCTCTTTGCTATGTTGTATTAAATGTGGCCACTGCTCGTGCGACCCAAGGCAATTCCTATTATGGTTGGGCGATTGGATTCACAGTTCTAGTGGGGGCATATGCTGTAGGAACGCTTTCAGGAGCGGCTTTTAATCCAGCTGTTGCATTAGGAATCTCTCTTTTAAAGATCAGTGCTTGGACCAATTTTTGGATTTTCTTAGTCGCTAACTTTTTAGGAGGAGCTGCTGCTGCCTATGTATTTAAAGCCGCTCATCCCAACGAGTAA
- a CDS encoding phosphate-starvation-inducible PsiE family protein, whose amino-acid sequence MNNLPKESLIQSTHDPLVHQLSKIIVYCVKFLAILMVIVVIWSLVDVVVHLYENIVSSVTSRFSTERLLSTLGSFLAVLIAIEIFLNIIFYLKKDAIHVPLVLATALTAVARKVIILDYSKALAPELYATAALILSLGITYWLVTKNEVS is encoded by the coding sequence ATGAACAATTTACCAAAAGAAAGCCTTATACAGTCGACACATGATCCACTGGTCCATCAACTGAGCAAAATTATTGTGTATTGTGTTAAGTTTTTGGCTATTCTGATGGTGATTGTCGTCATCTGGTCGTTAGTCGATGTTGTTGTCCATCTTTACGAGAATATCGTTTCGTCGGTGACATCGAGGTTTAGTACAGAAAGGCTTTTATCTACTTTAGGATCCTTCTTAGCGGTACTTATTGCGATTGAGATTTTTTTAAACATTATTTTTTATTTAAAGAAAGATGCTATTCATGTGCCCCTTGTTTTAGCTACAGCTTTAACCGCCGTTGCTCGAAAGGTGATCATTTTAGATTACTCGAAAGCACTAGCGCCGGAATTGTATGCGACAGCTGCCTTGATCCTCTCATTAGGCATTACGTATTGGTTAGTCACTAAAAATGAAGTCTCATGA
- a CDS encoding F-box protein, whose protein sequence is MDCRELSGSPVYPRTFLSPIHSLPNETLVHIFRMLLEEASPDTLMQAARTCKHWKILIYDRLKHAKSFFWFKLTILPILFLPSSEHYAIGKEYRDWIRQQIHLLGAANTFQELMDCLQSTNTFLEKYGCLLNETEKYVLVNFLFYLEHRLHENHPFKTSLQVQNEVYPFVEQTYLLFKHCFNLISKEEEKLLLLCENEDSHFPNYLQELQDKLNTLKNQTFAYTDGFSVETAAIGSHIFFEAISPILPNSLQDVYALCRANTRTILSYLKLKSTPISHPLLMQFEKELGQLLHNSHITHVSKHYHADYAKNIEMVWNIRYPDYVLTLKMRISHDNATVLTMHFQGKNLNSRWVKLYGLFSLIPHLIALEFPHLKTAPSSAINFSQSIKVQFPLSDIKYLMVFINAITSNFLKLDCNQSPLDIIKLAYPHMTLTWENMEATCFQKTLDYNFILLGMSISPLLKLKIATYSLLGIANDNLGSITGQKSFNSTERHRQILSLYKLSEYSLKDICLMLLLTELEMHFLETLPFVNQLLKNENFRTRLPRLYNILYETMEKRARL, encoded by the coding sequence ATGGACTGTAGAGAATTAAGTGGATCACCTGTATATCCTAGAACATTTTTATCTCCCATTCATTCACTCCCCAACGAAACCTTAGTTCATATTTTTCGCATGCTTCTTGAAGAAGCCTCACCCGACACCTTAATGCAGGCAGCAAGAACATGCAAACATTGGAAAATTTTAATTTACGATCGTTTGAAGCATGCTAAATCATTTTTCTGGTTTAAGTTAACCATTCTGCCCATCCTTTTTTTACCTTCTTCTGAGCATTATGCGATTGGGAAGGAGTATCGTGATTGGATTCGACAACAAATCCATTTGCTTGGTGCAGCCAATACTTTTCAGGAGCTTATGGATTGTCTACAATCGACAAATACCTTTTTAGAAAAATATGGATGCTTGCTAAACGAAACTGAAAAATATGTCCTCGTTAACTTTTTATTCTATCTCGAACATCGACTGCATGAAAACCATCCTTTCAAAACCTCTCTACAAGTGCAGAATGAGGTTTATCCATTTGTGGAACAAACCTATTTGCTATTTAAACACTGTTTCAACTTGATTAGCAAAGAAGAAGAAAAATTGTTATTGCTTTGCGAAAATGAAGATTCTCATTTCCCTAATTATTTACAAGAACTTCAAGACAAATTAAACACCTTAAAAAATCAAACATTTGCATACACAGATGGTTTTAGTGTAGAAACTGCGGCAATAGGTTCTCATATTTTTTTTGAAGCCATCTCTCCCATTTTGCCTAACTCGCTGCAAGATGTTTATGCTTTATGTAGAGCAAACACCCGTACGATTCTTTCGTATTTAAAGCTTAAAAGTACGCCTATTTCACATCCACTTTTAATGCAGTTTGAGAAAGAGTTAGGCCAGCTATTACACAACAGCCATATTACACATGTGTCCAAACATTACCATGCAGACTATGCAAAGAATATTGAAATGGTTTGGAATATCCGCTATCCAGACTACGTTTTAACATTAAAAATGCGGATTTCACACGATAATGCAACTGTGCTGACAATGCATTTTCAAGGTAAAAATCTGAATAGCCGCTGGGTTAAACTGTATGGTTTGTTTTCGCTCATTCCACATTTAATCGCCTTGGAATTCCCCCATTTAAAAACAGCCCCTTCTTCTGCAATCAATTTTTCTCAAAGTATCAAGGTTCAATTTCCTTTATCTGACATAAAATATCTCATGGTTTTCATTAACGCTATTACATCAAATTTTTTAAAACTGGATTGCAACCAATCCCCCCTCGATATCATTAAATTAGCTTATCCTCATATGACTCTAACCTGGGAAAACATGGAGGCCACTTGTTTTCAAAAAACGTTAGATTACAACTTTATTCTGTTAGGCATGAGTATTTCCCCCTTGCTAAAACTCAAGATAGCGACCTATAGCTTGCTCGGCATTGCAAATGACAATTTGGGAAGCATCACTGGTCAGAAATCTTTTAATAGCACTGAAAGACATAGGCAAATCCTGAGCCTTTATAAATTGAGCGAGTATTCACTGAAGGATATCTGCTTGATGCTTCTTTTGACTGAATTAGAGATGCATTTTCTTGAAACGCTTCCATTTGTCAATCAACTTTTAAAGAATGAAAATTTCCGTACACGGTTGCCTCGACTTTACAACATTCTCTATGAAACCATGGAAAAACGTGCACGGTTGTAG